The DNA window CAAGAAATTTTGGTTGTActaactgtattttctattactCTACACCTAAAATTACCTGTCCCAGAAAACATTGTGCAGTTtaagtttcatttttatatttaaaatcacaatacaacaaataaaatgactttttgtttgcataaacactaaaacaataacattaccaaTGATGTTCAGATTATATATGACGACAGTTTATATAAAATGgatgaaatgttaaaataaaacttcacatttcagcctttaaataatgaaaaagggTTTAGTCAAAATGATAATTGatgaataaatgattatatatattttatctactCCATAAGTAATTCTGAATTAATTGTCCGAattggttaaatatttaaattgtttaaagtcGCCAAATTTTACAGCAGGGCATGCAATTTCAGTCAACTTTTTTTGGCCAGACAAAAACCGCACCCAagctgaatgtaaatgtaattctCTGACACTAGGTGGCGCTACAGCAGAATTACAGTGGTTTCCGTAACCGCCGTGGACACAGCAGCATTGCTATTAAGAACACTACTTAATTATTGACGCAAAGATGAAAACAAAAGTGCATCAAAACTTTTCTTCAGAGGGCACATTCATAATTCATTCATTCGCATATTCATTTGGTTAATTCCTTTAGCACTCTTTAAAAACTCCCAGTTTTCTGCAATGTTTTCACTCAGAACGAAACTACTCTGCTTGCTGTGCGCATATGAGATGTTCTTAAAACTAGTATTTATTTATCCTCAGTTGATCAAATCACAGTAAAATATGAAACGGTAATACTAACCGTGGGgaattttattatgatttattgataATCGTTCCTATATATTCATCAATCTATATATTGGACTATAAGGgtgaaaatgaaagaaagtcataaaggtttggaatgacaggagggtgtgtaaatgaggacagatttgttttatttttgggtgaactgtccctttaagaacagAAATGTCCACATGGACAGTAATTCCTATTGGTTTACTGAGCTTCTTTAAATctgaatgcattaaaatatgtaaGCCTGAGGTTgaaatacaacacacacacactcacacgcacacacacacacttgaaagaAAGCTTCTTCATATTTTTCAGGATTGCATCAGCTAGACTCAATATCAACACATTTACAggatttctatctatctatctatctatctatctatctatctatctatctatctatctatctatctatctatctatctatctatctatctatctatctatctatctatctatctatctatcgcatTCAAATTGcctattttgtgttcattttttaaattgcTAATTAAAAGCATTTCCACTCTTGGTCTCAGTCCTCAGACCAGGTCCCAGACTGTACATAAAAAGACCATTTCAGGGTACAGGATGTTATTTGTGTTGTTGTACACTGGTTTGAACATCACACTTCGATGTAAAATACATGTGCTGGTGCTGCTGAAGTGCTTGCTGCTCTTCATGATGTTCTTCATCCCTGTTTAATCCAGCAGGCCCCCTGGTGGTCACTCTTATATCCCCCTCTTATATCCACCCTTCCCCCATGAACATCTCTGTCTGTGGAAAATCCATGTGCATAATGGAAGAGATTCTTTCTTTCTCAGCAGCTGTGATGTTGCAGTGCAGAGCTGACTGTCTTTAATGGCCAAGCATTGGGGTTAAAATAAAAGAAACCATGGCACTGAtgcttgtttattaattttttttaagggttTTCATTTTCTACTCCAGGTTCTTGCAGATGAATGCTTGTCAGTGCTTCATGCTTTGAGCACACAGGTGAAGTGCAGTTTATAAACGATGCTTGGATGATTGACAGCTCTCAGGTCTATCAGCTCAGATGGGCTTCTGTAGCACAAACAAAGCTGCTGTTGTTCTGTATGGCCTTAACACTCAATCATAACACATGAAGCAGAGCAGCAAAGTGTATTGAGTTGAATGACTGCCATTTTCATGCTCAGTACAATGATACACTTACAGTATGAGATAAAACAGGACTGAAAGGCTCAGTTCTGATAATGCTCTTGTCCAATGTTAGATTTGTACAGTCTGTTCCTTTGCTTCTGTGGTGTAGTTTTTTTGGGGGTTTAGTGCCATCTGCTGGATGAAAGCGAAGTATGAACGTGAAGTATGAGGATATTTATTTAAGATGGATTTGACCACTAATATGACACTTTGGGATGCAACTTGTCCTGCACTGTTTGTGCTTTAAGCATTGACctgcttttttttacttttaagaaGTGAACAGATGGTCAAAAAAGAGGGTAGCCTAGTGCTGTTAAAAAGTTTCTgccccattgtttttttttttgtgcatgattCAAATCAAACTAATTTTTATATTACACAAAGACAACTCGAGTAAgtataaaatgcagttttaaaattatgattttatttgtcAAGGGCAAAATTCTGTCCAAACTTGCCTTGTACTAAGTGAAAAAGTAATTGTCCCCTAAATCTAATAATTGGTGCCACCTTTTGCAGGAACAGCTACAATCGGGAGTCTCTCACGTCGCTGTGGGGAAATTTTGGCCTCatcttctttgcagaattgttttaattcatcCCACATTGGAGGGTTTGAGCATGAAAGGACTGTTTGAGATCATGTCACAGCATCTCAAGCACTTCTCATCTGTTCTTGAACTTCTTTAGATCATGATGATGTGTTACTCTTTAAGCATGCTTGACTTCATCAGACAGCTtctattgaatttttatttttttattcaacaggTCTGGATGTGGCTAGTGAAGTTTAACTcagctttctaaaataatgtgtttaatgtGTCACAGTTCTTTAAACACAGGGCCAGGTATGTTTGACAGCTTTTTTCCcccttaataaattatttaattcattaaattatttttaagtttgAGAAATATGCAAAATAGTTTACTTGTATAACTGTCCTTTTCAATgcactatatctatctatctatctatctatctatctatctatctatctatctatctatctatatatatatatatatgttagaataacataacatttaatataataaaattattttatcaatGCACTATAAAATGTCTGTGGtcaggaagataaaaaaaaaaaaaaatcaattataaCCTCTATTCTGCAAATTGATTGAAAgtgagtgttaaaaaaaaaaaaatcatttaattttaaataaatgatgttcttttgaactttctattcatcattaAATCCTGAAAAGATATCACTGTTTCCACCAAAATGtgaagcacaattgttttcagcattgataataataaaaaatgtttcttgagcagcaaatcagtatatttttctgatttctgaagatcatgtgacactaatgactggaggaatgatgctgaaaaaaatcattctttagacttattttaaattgtaataatgcaataaaattcCACAATATTGTTGATTtgactgcatttttgatcaaatcataGAGTgagcttattaaaaaaaaacacacatttatatatcgTGCCCAAacgttaataaataattaaatatatatatatacacactagtgTTTACAATGTATTATTGAGAGGAACAGCTTAAAGATGAATGAATAGATAAATCATAACTGTCCATATTCATTTTCTACAAGTTGTgaaattaacatattaaaatgaataagaaTCCGAAGAAACCAAATATCTTTTTACTTCTTTAATAATTACTTTACATAACTGTAAACCTCACAATGAGTCCTGATAGTTTTATCTGAGTCTCTCATCTGAAACCAGGCTCTTCACACAATCCTCCTTCGGTCCTCTGACAGATGCTTCGTGTTCCTGCAATCTACCAATCAGAACTTCAACGTAAATAAACCTCCTAGCCTGTCCAAAAATTCAGAAACATGGCCAAACTGTGCTTTAATGAACCGTTAAAGAGTCCTTTCCAGACGCGGCCTACATGCGGTGGATGCTGTCGTGGTCGATGAACTGTTTGAGGTCATGGAGGTTGTCCCACCACTTGAAGAGGAAGGTCTCTGCGATCAGACTGAACCAGGGCGTGATCTCCAGCTCTTTCCTCTGGGCTTTCTCCAGGAGCTCCTTCAGCTCCTCTTTGGACACGTAGCAGTGGCTCTGGATCTCGTTGGGGTCTGGATTCAGATCCACATCTTTCTGCATGAAGAGGATGTAGTCGATCTCGTGCTCGCCCCAGACGCCGTCTGACCGGGCTTTATAGTGGATGCGGGTCAGATAGGTCATCTCTTCTGGAGGCACCTGGGACAGCAAGCAGCTTTTACAAactttttaaaaccttttaaagACTAAGTTAAGAAAATGTAAGGAATAAATTGTATAAACTCTTGATGTAAATGTCTTGGGACGAGACAATCAGCTGTATTAGCAACACTTCAAGTTTAAAAAATACAACTTCTAACAGATcttcattactttttaatttattctgatcgctgaaaaaaaaggagaatttattaaaatgaggtgagtttatgaatttttttttataaaatccatcagaaggctCATAAATAATATCAACTTCATTCAAAGggaaaacacattttcattcctcattggcagatatttctacattatttaaacataaactaggattatttttcttcagtatgtcaaaaaacaacaactatctATATTCCGCATctttatttaaagatgtttagatatttgtattggaaaaccAGACAAAAATATGTAGAAAGATATTCATTTTTTAgaaatgcatgcaacatttaatgcaatGTCTTCTTGATTTTAAAACTTCCAGCACTgatgtaagactttttaaggccttAATTTGTGGAAGAGGAAATCAAGACTTTATAAAGACCGGCAGAAACCCTGAGGAACACAGAAATAACTTTTAACGTACTTCTGATCACACTGTAAAAAACCTCCAGCTCTTccggtttatttttatttttttcaaagcatGTTTAAAGATTTCTCACATGCGTGAATCACTGTGTGTCGAAATGTTCGATCCCCCAGATTTCAGATACCCAGTCATACAAGAAATATGACGAATATAAATTATTTCaggaaaattaaacatttgtaatattCCTATGTGTactgtattattgttttattataatatcaTATTGATATTCATACTGGTATTAAATTGCACGGTTTAATGGGTAAATTAATTGATCAGATACAGAAATTCACACACACTGTTAGGCTTTTATCCGTGCACATGACTTGAATCGATGTGAGGATTGCGTTGAGGTGGGTAGATCAAATTTGGGCAACTTTTTGATAAAACTGGCGAGAGTTTCAGTTTGTGCGCTTGTAACGTGGGAAATTCCTGGAAATATTTCAGCATGCAAATCGCTcgggacagattttttttttttcagtacacaTTTGGggctggtatttttttttttaaatgggtggGTTTTACGCTGTAGTTGGGCTGGAGATCTTCAATCCTGTAACAGTGCTTCACCTGATCCGTGGGAATGCCGAGCTCCGCCTGCAGGCGTCTCTGAGCGGCGCGGCGGACCCCGATAGCGTCCTGATCCTCCAGTTCACCGGCCGTGTGGAGAGGGTGACTGCAGCAAGTGTTGGTGAAACAGCCTGGAAAAGCACATCAAACAAGCTACACTTTATTTCAGCTTGTGACACCATCTGAAACAGAATCTGATCGGATGAGCCATATTTAATTTATGGTATTTATgctttatttaagctttattctATATCATAAAGACCAGATACCTACAGCTTATTCCGTGTTGGACAAATGAGTTAAATAGTATAGAAATAGTATGAAATCTCAGTGACACACCTGGAAAGGTGATTTTGGCATTGGATCTCTGCTGAAGGAGCAGCTTTTCCTCACTGTTAAACAGGAAAACACTGAACGCTCGGTGCAATAATCCTGAGGCGAGGAAGCAAGGAAATCATCGAACTGATGACTTATATGTTCAATGCTAAATAAAAGTAGTAAAGTTGGTTAACATACACATGCATTATAATCAACAGTAAAATATCATGCACCTTTATCAATATTGGAGTTGAGATGGCAGTTTTTCTTGCTGTCGGCTCCAATCTTCCTGTCATTGTCGTCGATGAGGATGCACATCTCTGCAAGCAACTGCACCTGCTTCTCATCCAGATGATCCACGTCAACTTCTGGCATCCTTACAGGTGAACTGAGCTgcctgacacacacatacacacacacacacacacacacacacacacacgcgcagacagacacacacacacacacacacactaacttaaTTTACATCTTAACATATTAGACAAATAGCATCGACGTAATAGTAAAGAAcgtaaacataataataacaaacgaCACTTACTTacaataattattacaaaaaaaacaaaatctagaAATATTAGTTTAGCATAGTGCTAATGTATAAGAACACATTATTTAGGCCCTGTGAGATCAGTAGCGGATGAAATGAACTGTATAAATGTTGTGGAGATGTTTGCTGCTCTCACCTCTGACTCTGTGTGTGATGTGGAGCAGCTAGATGAAGCTGTGCGTGAGTTTGAGCTCGAGCCGCGGGTTTGTTTACTCTGACGAGCCGCACAACCGACCATAACACGCGCGCCATGAGCCCCTCACTGACCAATCACACTGCAGCTCAACCAACACGCCATCACACCACGCGCTGCTCAAAGATAAATAGTGCGCGAGTCTTAATATTAGCGCACACAGAGGTATACCAATCACTGCCATAGACAGTAAAGaccatagacatcatataagtctATGGTAAAGACCACTGCAGACGATCACACGGGTTTACGCCTACAGATGACGTGTCACAGCAaatgttttgattggttgttggGTGAAGCCATCCTCGGATTGGTGAATATTCCCGAATTCCTATGACTGTCTTCCGGGTGTGGTAAAACTAGTAAATAAccatatacagtaaaataaataaccgaaataacacattttaagacAATTAATAagaataacaacaacagcaaaatgaatataataataataataatatgatataaaacaaGGCTATATTTCgacataaaatatttgtaacatgATATCAAATACAGTAATTTATTGTTTAACAGTTGCTGCTGCAAAATCAGCATACAGAACccatttaaaaacaatcaaataaacaaattaataataataataataataataataattgtaataataataataatgaaattatttaaaataaatgtaaataaaaaatacgtTGAATAACTAATTTAATTGATGTCAACAATTTAATAAGtgcatatatgaataaatatttcacgtgaaattatattttcatttttcgcATTTAGTTGACTGTTTAATATTAAACAGAATTTATATCAGTATACATCTTTCGTATGTGACTCAATTTTATAAAGTACCCTCTGTTGTATAAAATTGGACTGAAATCTGACTTattcataaattaataattatcattTGTTTACAAATGAATTAAACGATACGTTTCATACGTGTATTTGTAGAGAGAATCTATGTTTtgtttaaagaatatttttttagtaTTAATAATGCATACCGGTTGAGACTTTAATTTTGAAGTTTTACATCCGGTAGGAGGCCCGTCTGATCTGTTGTAATTTCCTCTTGCTTCACACTCTGCTGACAGTGTCgggtttgataaaaaaaacacacaacaaaacatcAAAGTGTGAAGATCTCGGTTAATTAGCTGACAGGATccgcagtgtgtgtttgtgtagatcATGCTGGAGGACTCAAACACACAGCATCCCTCCATCAGCGACTGATAAACGCGCTCGGATCATAACTGTGAGTATTATTGAAAGATACGCTAGTGTGTGTCATAATGGAGGATTAGCTGTTAGCTGATAATCAGGCTAATGACACTTTATCATTATCACACAGCCgctgtcatacacacacacgacTGATAACGAGCGTGTTTTACTGTGTTTAGTGCTGTTTTAACCGTGCAGGCCAGCTGACCTTGgagcaaactgtgtgtgtgtgtgtctgtgagagagaggaagagagatacAGGGATTTTATACATTGTGACACGCGA is part of the Carassius gibelio isolate Cgi1373 ecotype wild population from Czech Republic chromosome B24, carGib1.2-hapl.c, whole genome shotgun sequence genome and encodes:
- the idi1 gene encoding isopentenyl-diphosphate Delta-isomerase 1, yielding MARVLWSVVRLVRVNKPAARAQTHAQLHLAAPHHTQSQRQLSSPVRMPEVDVDHLDEKQVQLLAEMCILIDDNDRKIGADSKKNCHLNSNIDKGLLHRAFSVFLFNSEEKLLLQQRSNAKITFPGCFTNTCCSHPLHTAGELEDQDAIGVRRAAQRRLQAELGIPTDQVPPEEMTYLTRIHYKARSDGVWGEHEIDYILFMQKDVDLNPDPNEIQSHCYVSKEELKELLEKAQRKELEITPWFSLIAETFLFKWWDNLHDLKQFIDHDSIHRM